One segment of Poecile atricapillus isolate bPoeAtr1 chromosome 5, bPoeAtr1.hap1, whole genome shotgun sequence DNA contains the following:
- the ASDURF gene encoding ASNSD1 upstream open reading frame protein, giving the protein MSGRPPRQEDGESAALRHKEELSRRIKEQKIVVDELSNLKKNRKVYKQQPNSNIFFLADRAEMLSQCKNTLDELKKAHQELENSEKAKIKK; this is encoded by the exons ATGTCGGGCCGCCCGCCGCGGCAGGAGGATGGAGAGAGCGCGGCGCTGCGCCACAAGGAGGAGCTGAGCCGGCGG ATTAAAGAGCAGAAGATTGTAGTCGATGAACTTTCTAATTTGAAGAAGAATCGG AAAGTTTATAAGCAGCAACCCAATAGCAACATATTCTTCCTTGCAGACCGGGCAGAAATGCTGTCTCAGTGCAAAA ATACATTAGATGAATTAAAGAAGGCACATCAGGAGctggaaaattcagaaaaggCTAAAATCAAGAAGTAG